In Haliscomenobacter hydrossis DSM 1100, the DNA window CTTCCTCAAATGAATAAAGCTTCCCTCTTTCACTCAAAGTTGAACGAGGTAACAGCCATCAAAAACGTAAGCTTCTCCACCTCTACCCCGGCTGCGGAAGGGCATTGGGGCACCATGATGAGCTTGACCAACGGCGATGACCCCCAGCGCAAAGATGTAACCTTGATTTTGGCTGATCCACAGTTCCGGGATTTGTACAACCTGAAACTGGTAGCAGGAAGATTTTTGGAACCTGCTGATACGAATTTGATTTCGCGAAAACTGCCCAACGAGCAGCAAATTGCCAATGTGGTGGTCAATGAAAAATGTGTTAAAGCTCTTGGTTTTGCTTCCGCAGCGGACGCATTGGATAAAAAATTCTGGTATGGCATGAATTCTGGCAATGCGCATATTGTAGGCGTGGTAGCCGACTTTAATGCCACTTCCCTACACAACGCCATTCAACCCACTTTGATGACCCAAGTTCCCGAGTATTATAGCCTGGCGGGGATCAAAATTGAAGCCAACCACAACCTTCCCCAAACCATTGTGACCATTGAAAAAGCCTGGAAAACCAGTTTCCCGGATCAGATTTTTGATTACAAGTTTCTGGACGAACAAATCGATGCTTTTTACAAAGCGGAAACGCGCTTGTATACCTTGTTCAAAATTTTTGCCCTTCTGGCAGTTGTCATTTCTTGTTTGGGATTGTACGGTTTAGCCACTTTTGCGGCGCAGCAACGCACCAAAGAAATTGGCATCCGCAAGGTGTTGGGTGCTAGTGTAGCGGGCATTACTGGCTTGTTGACCAAAGAATTTCTGGCCCTGGTGTTGATTGCCCTGGTGATTGCTTCTCCCATCGCTTATTATGCCATGCAGCAATGGCTCGCCGATTTTGCCTTCCATATCGACGTGCGTTGGCAGGTGTTTGCAGGGGTGGGGATCGTGGCCATGGCAGTCGCTTTTTTGACGGTGGCAGGCCAGTCAATCCGGGCGGCGACGATGAATCAGGTGAAGAGTTTGCGGAGTGAGTGATGACAACCTAAGGTGATTCTAAGGTGAACTAAGGTTTCTAAGGTGGTTCAAAAGCGTCATTTTTGAACCACCTTAGAAACCTTAGTTCACCTTAGAGCTACCGCAGCTAGGCTTTTAATAGTTTTAGGTAACCCATAAATCTGTACACCATGTTCCGCAATCACCTCCTCCTCGCCCTGCGCAACCTCGCCAAAAACCGCCTCTTCACGGGGCTTAATATTTTAGGTTTAGCCGTAGGTTTGGCTGCTGCTGCCTTCATTGCTTTGTACGTGGTTGGAGAATGGCAAACCGATCGTTTTTTACCTGCACCAGAGCGTACGTTTCGCCTATTGCGGGTATCGGGATTGAAGGATACACCCTATGAAATTGGCATCAGTGCCCCCAATTATGCGGCGGCTTTACAAAACGATTTTGAGGGCCAAATCGAAGAAACAGTGCGTTTCATGCGCGGCGAAAGTCTGGTGCTTTTGAACAAAAACCAGGTGTTTGAGGAGAAAAAAATGGCCTGGGGCGATGCCCGCTTTATTCCCTTTTTTGACTTAAAAATGTATGCAGGCAATCCCAAAACAGCCCTGGAAAAACCCGGCAGCCTGGTGCTCACGCGCAAAGTAGCCCAACGTTATTTTGGCTCTGAGGCCAAAGCCATGGGGCAAATTGTCAAAATCGACAACGCCATCGATGCTCAGGTAACCGGGATATTGGAAGACTTTCCAGCCAATACCCATTTTGACTTTGAATTGATGCTCTCGATGAAAACCGCCGAAACCACCCGCCAATACTGGACGGATTGGTGGAACAACTGCCTGATCACCTATGCCCGCCTCAAACCTGGAGTGAGCGCCCAAAAAGTAGAAAGCCGCTTCGAGTGGTTCATGGATAAATATTTTGCTGAAGATTTTGCGACGATGGGCGCGCCGATCGGCTTGCGCTTACAGCCTTTGCGCAAAGTTTATTTTGGCAAGGACGTACGTTACGATTTGATTCCGCACGGCAACCAGGCAGCCATGCAATTATTCGGTTTTGCGGCCCTGGTTTTACTGCTAGTGGCGGGTGCCAATTACGTCAACTTATCCACCGCCCGGGCAACCGAGCGCAGCCGGGAAATTGGGGTGCAAAAAGCCCTGGGTGCCGGCGTGGGGCGCATCCGGGTGCAGTTTTTGAGCGAAAGTTTGTTGCTGACCCTCTGCGGGGTTAGCCTGGCCTTGTTGGGGGTGTACATGGCGATGCCGGCTTTTGAGACCTTGTTTGGCAGTCCGTTTCGGCTCGTACTTTCAGGGTGTCAAATGGCCTTGATTGTGCCTGCGGTGGTGTTGATTTTTGGTGTTTTGGCAGGCTTTTATCCAGCGACCTTGCTCGCTTCCTTCCGCCCGGTGAATGCCTTGCGCGGGCAATTGGGCAAGGGCATGGGGCAGGAAACCGTGCGCAAAGGGCTGGTCGTTTTCCAATTTGGCTTGTCGATTGTGCTCATTTGTGGCACCATCCTGATCCATCGGCAACTGAATTTTTTGGGTAAAAAAGACCTGGGTTACCGGCGCGAAAACATCCTGCTGGTCAATACCGACAACCCGGAGGTGTACCAAAAACGCAGCACTTTTGAAGCCTTGTTGAAAGAGACGCCCGGCGTAGCGGCCTTCACCCGCACGGGAGGCACCCCCGGCGGCTTCCACGATGCCTTGAACTTCAAACTGGAAGGCCGCGATGAAATCGCCAAAATGCGGGTGACTTACGTAGACAATGATTTTTCGGAAACCTTTGGCATCCAACTCCTGGCTGGGCGCGATTTTTCACGCGACTTTGCTTCCGATTCTACCCAGGCCGCCTTGATCAACCAATCCGCCGCGCTGCAAATGGGCTACCAACCTGCCGACATTGTGGGCAAAGTCATCACGGAAACCATGTTCGACAGCATCCCCAAACGCATTGTAGGCGTGGTGGCCGATTACCATTTTTCCTCCCTGCGCGACCGGGTTGAGCCGCTGGTGATCATGCAGGCCAATTGGGCGGGTAGTTATGCTATCCGTTTGGATCCCGGCGCTCAGTCTATTGATAAATCCATTGCGGCGGTGGGGCAAATCTGGCAGCAGCTTTCGCCAGCATTTCCTTTCCAATACCAGTTTTTGGATGAATCGCTCAATCGCCTGTACCTGAGTGAAGCGCGACAAGGGCGCATCTTCAGCCTATTCTCGGCGTTGGCCATTTTTATTGCCTGTGTGGGCATGTTTGGGCTGGCCACTTTTGCGGCAGCCAAACGTACCAAGGAGATTGGCATCCGCAAGGTGTTGGGCGCTTCGGTAGCAGGCATTACGAGCCTTTTGGCCAAAGATTTTCTCAAGTTGGTCATCCTGGCCATGCTCATCGCTACCCCGGTCGCCTGGTATTTGATGCGGCAATGGCTGGAGGATTTTGCCTATCGGGTGGAAGTGCAGTGGTGGATGTTTGTGCTGGC includes these proteins:
- a CDS encoding ABC transporter permease — translated: MFRNHLLLALRNLAKNRLFTGLNILGLAVGLAAAAFIALYVVGEWQTDRFLPAPERTFRLLRVSGLKDTPYEIGISAPNYAAALQNDFEGQIEETVRFMRGESLVLLNKNQVFEEKKMAWGDARFIPFFDLKMYAGNPKTALEKPGSLVLTRKVAQRYFGSEAKAMGQIVKIDNAIDAQVTGILEDFPANTHFDFELMLSMKTAETTRQYWTDWWNNCLITYARLKPGVSAQKVESRFEWFMDKYFAEDFATMGAPIGLRLQPLRKVYFGKDVRYDLIPHGNQAAMQLFGFAALVLLLVAGANYVNLSTARATERSREIGVQKALGAGVGRIRVQFLSESLLLTLCGVSLALLGVYMAMPAFETLFGSPFRLVLSGCQMALIVPAVVLIFGVLAGFYPATLLASFRPVNALRGQLGKGMGQETVRKGLVVFQFGLSIVLICGTILIHRQLNFLGKKDLGYRRENILLVNTDNPEVYQKRSTFEALLKETPGVAAFTRTGGTPGGFHDALNFKLEGRDEIAKMRVTYVDNDFSETFGIQLLAGRDFSRDFASDSTQAALINQSAALQMGYQPADIVGKVITETMFDSIPKRIVGVVADYHFSSLRDRVEPLVIMQANWAGSYAIRLDPGAQSIDKSIAAVGQIWQQLSPAFPFQYQFLDESLNRLYLSEARQGRIFSLFSALAIFIACVGMFGLATFAAAKRTKEIGIRKVLGASVAGITSLLAKDFLKLVILAMLIATPVAWYLMRQWLEDFAYRVEVQWWMFVLAGVLAIGIAFLTIGLQSVKAALANPVKSLRSE